In Acanthochromis polyacanthus isolate Apoly-LR-REF ecotype Palm Island chromosome 15, KAUST_Apoly_ChrSc, whole genome shotgun sequence, a single genomic region encodes these proteins:
- the hhat gene encoding protein-cysteine N-palmitoyltransferase HHAT yields MTSKPKALLAPLPRTEILVYWVLSFGSHLYSFYQLHRFSKDHEASLVREFQLEKGLLKGFKRDPLDFEWSFWTEWAKKSLLWTLIGHGVVSRLASTFYPKLRLPALTIYGVLAACSVLGVKGVSLLLVHLSLSFSVAQLRKPALSWAFSLLLLSTLHIQPLQDIQRRWYQSEEEYYLLLFSVAVCGLRFISFSLEHCWSPLSHGGGDVVQLCWLFSYTFYHPFFYNGPIITYKDYTEQMRRPAEESDREESALSYFLLRSVRIVLWWCIAEYMIHVMYMHCIQSNETYIEILPPWALGGLALALVQFFYVKYLVLFGLPSMLATLDNLVPPQLPRCVSIMYSFTGMWRHFDEGLYRWLIRYIYVPLGGSRHGALYKMLSTGLAFGFVCLWHGGHDYLQYWALMNWAGVLVENGLKSLFASSFIHSIVEQNFSAAMKRRCIALLSAFSTAMLILSNLVFLGGIHVGRIFWKRVFIQGWSTIAPPMLAFLYCFAQVGLERTSHPP; encoded by the exons ATGACATCCAAACCAAAGGCTCTGTTGGCACCCCTGCCACGGACAGAGATCCTCGTCTATTGGGTGCTGTCCTTCGGCTCTCATCTGTACTCTTTCTACCAGCTGCACAGGTTCTCCAAAG ATCACGAGGCATCATTAGTGAGAGAGTTCCAGTTGGAAAAGGGCCTCCTTAAGGGTTTTAAAAGG GACCCGTTAGACTTTGAGTGGAGTTTCTGGACTGAGTGGGCCAAGAAGTCTTTACTGTGGACTCTGATCGGTCATGGCGTGGTGTCAAGGTTGGCCAGCACCTTTTACCCGAAG CTGCGGTTGCCGGCGCTCACGATATACGGCGTCTTAGCGGCCTGCAGTGTGCTGGGGGTTAAAGGTGTGAGCCTGCTGCTGGTACATCTGAGTCTGTCCTTTTCTGTGGCTCAGCTGCGAAAGCCTGCTCTGTCATGGGCATTtagcctgctgctgctctccacaCTGCACATCCAGCCACTTCAAGACATCCAG AGACGCTGGTATCAGTCCGAGGAGGAGTACTACCTGCTGCTGTTCAGCGTTGCCGTCTGCGGCCTGCGCTTCATCAGCTTCAGCCTGGAGCACTGCTGGAGCCCTTTAAGCCATGGCGGCGGTGACGTTGTGCAGCTCTGTTGGTTGTTTTCATACACCTTCTACCACCCTTTCTTCTACAATGGACCCATTATCACGTACAAAGACTACACGGAGCAG ATGCGGAGGCCCGCTGAGGAGAGCGACAGGGAGGAATCTGCTCTCAGTTACTTTTTGCTCAGATCTGTTCGGATCGTACTGTGGTGGTGCATCGCAGAATACATGATCCACGTCATGTACATGCACTGCATCCAGTCTAATGAGACCTACATAGAGATACTTCCTCCGTGGGCCTTGG GAGGCCTGGCTTTGGCCCTCGTCCAGTTCTTCTACGTGAAGTATCTGGTGCTGTTTGGCCTCCCCTCCATGCTGGCCACTCTGGATAATCTGGTTCCCCCACAGCTCCCTCGCTGTGTCAGCATCATGTACAGCTTCACAGGGATGTGGAG gCACTTTGATGAGGGACTGTATCGATGGCTCATCAG ATACATCTACGTGCCGCTGGGAGGCTCCAGACACGGTGCTCTTTATAAAATGTTATCCACCGGCCTGGCGTTTGGATTCGTCTGCCTCTGGCACGGTGGACACGACTACTTACAGTACTGGGCTCTGATGAACTGGGCTGGAGTTCTGGTGGAAAACGGACTGAAGTCTCTCTTTGCCTCATCTTTTATTCACTCCATAGTG GAGCAGAATTTCTCGGCGGCGATGAAAAGGCGCTGCATTGCCCTTCTCTCTGCCTTCTCCACCGCCATGCTCATCCTCTCTAATCTCGTGTTCCTCGGGGGCATACATGTTGGCAGAATCTTCTGGAAGCGTGTCTTCATTCAAG GCTGGTCTACGATCGCCCCGCCGATGCTCGCTTTCCTCTACTGCTTCGCTCAGGTTGGACTCGAGCGGACTTCTCACCCGCCATGA
- the myoz1a gene encoding myozenin-1a, whose protein sequence is MPLGTPAPLNKRKKPSKIITDLSHITQDEYESEPEASEFDLGTKIRTPKDIMLEELSLMKNRGSKMFRMRQQRVEKFIYENNPDVFSSESMDNLQKFVPSLGGQMGGQMINVGGHFVSKQNVHLYFGGAQAGGVGGAPVPPPKPGSKGAGGAGGAGGAGGAGGLAGGVTGEEGSEWSPLKGGGKDSSSKKVLAVKTYVSPWEKAMKGDEGLVATLKTAMPGPVNPKDLPKYKCFNRTAMPYGGFEKANQFLKFQLPEAEATKQEPEPAVYQHDIGCRPSFNRTPIGWVGSSEPSSIHMETDAVPFDGETDEL, encoded by the exons ATGCCTCTGGGAACACCTGCCCCTCTAAACAAGCGGAAAAAGCCCTCCAAGATCATAACCGACCTATCACATATCACTCAGGATG AGTATGAGTCTGAGCCAGAGGCATCTGAGTTTGACCTGGGAACAAAGATCAGGACTCCCAAAGACATCATGCTGGAGGAGCTTTCCCTGATGAAGAACCGAGGCTCCAAGATGTTCAGGATGAGACAACAGAGAGTAGAGAAGTTCATCTACGAGAACAACCCGGATGTCTTCAGCAGTGAGTCAATG gacAACCTTCAGAAGTTTGTTCCCTCCCTCGGCGGTCAGATGGGAGGTCAGATGATAAACGTTGGTGGGCACTTTGTTAGCAAACAGAATGTGCATCTGTACTTCGGAGGGGCACAAGCAGGAGGAGTAGGAGGAGCCCCTGTGCCTCCTCCAAAGCCCGGAAGCAAAGGTGCAGGTGGTGCAGGtggagcaggaggagcaggaggagcaggaggactgGCTGGGGGTGTGACAGGAGAAGAAGGGAGTGAGTGGTCTCCACTGAAAG GAGGTGGAAAAGATTCTTCATCCAAGAAGGTGCTTGCTGTGAAGACGTATGTGTCCCCATGGGAGAAGGCCATGAAGGGTGACGAAGGCCTGGTCGCCACTTTGAAAACCGCAATGCCTGGTCCTGTTAACCCAAAGGATCTGCCCAAGTACAAGTGCTTCAACAG GACTGCCATGCCCTATGGCGGCTTTGAGAAGGCCAACCAGTTCCTGAAATTCCAGCTGCCCGAAGCTGAGGCGACCAAACAGGAGCCTGAACCCGCAGTGTACCAACATGACATTGGCTGCCGGCCTTCCTTCAACCGCACTCCTATTGGCTGGGTGGGTAGCAGTGAGCCCAGCAGCATTCACATGGAGACGGATGCTGTGCCCTTCGATGGAGAGACCGACGAGCTGTGA